In Allorhodopirellula heiligendammensis, one DNA window encodes the following:
- a CDS encoding DUF1501 domain-containing protein has translation MSDRETSTSSGCREFRRSSRLSRRQVLQAGSLSALGLGWGELETRLALAQSSSQNLPQKRAKACIFLFMWGGPSQLDTFDLKPNAPAEVRGSFNPISTKVPGTQICEHFTGLASMTDKVAIIRSLTHDDPAHLSSGHATLTGQLAPVVKSDADPPSAKDSPHLGAIVSKLRPSTNGLPSFVAMPWKAYHPAAPGGEAPGQHGGWLGSAHDGMLLNGDLNDPNWHPQGLSLPADIGLDRLESRVELLKTLDRQRATLQHSLGASSYGSHQSRAMEMIGSSNVRSAFDLTQESDATRERYGRNIHGQCILMARRLVEHGVPLISVNWHNDGKNFWDTHGDNFNRLKNDLIPPADRALSALLTDLEERGLLDETIVAWVGEFGRKPQITAANAGREHWPFCYSGLLAGGGIRPGMVYGSSDKHAAYPASDPVTPQDFATTILHAMGLPTETALLDREERPHRITSGRVLHELLV, from the coding sequence ATGTCAGATCGAGAAACAAGTACGAGTTCGGGCTGCCGCGAATTCCGCCGAAGCAGTCGCTTGAGTCGCCGCCAAGTTCTACAGGCGGGGTCCCTTTCCGCGTTGGGGCTTGGCTGGGGGGAGCTAGAAACTCGCTTGGCTTTGGCACAATCAAGCAGCCAGAACCTGCCTCAGAAACGTGCCAAGGCTTGCATCTTTCTATTTATGTGGGGTGGGCCAAGCCAGCTCGACACATTCGACTTGAAGCCCAACGCTCCGGCGGAGGTTCGCGGCAGCTTTAACCCGATTTCAACGAAAGTGCCCGGGACTCAGATTTGCGAGCACTTTACAGGGCTTGCGTCCATGACAGACAAGGTCGCGATCATTCGTTCGCTCACGCATGACGATCCCGCTCACTTGTCTAGCGGTCATGCAACCCTGACGGGCCAGCTCGCACCGGTTGTTAAGAGCGATGCCGATCCACCCAGTGCCAAGGACTCGCCCCATCTAGGCGCAATCGTCTCGAAGCTTCGCCCCAGCACCAACGGCTTGCCTTCGTTCGTCGCCATGCCGTGGAAAGCGTATCATCCTGCCGCCCCAGGCGGCGAAGCCCCTGGGCAACACGGTGGTTGGTTGGGTTCGGCCCACGACGGTATGTTGCTCAACGGCGACCTGAATGATCCGAACTGGCATCCCCAGGGATTGTCTCTGCCAGCGGACATCGGTCTCGACCGCTTGGAGTCGCGAGTGGAACTATTGAAGACGCTCGATCGGCAGCGTGCGACGTTGCAGCACTCGCTCGGCGCATCATCCTACGGGAGCCATCAGTCGCGAGCGATGGAGATGATTGGGTCGAGCAACGTGCGCTCAGCATTTGATTTGACCCAGGAAAGCGACGCAACTCGCGAGCGTTACGGCCGGAATATTCATGGCCAGTGCATTTTAATGGCGCGAAGGTTGGTCGAGCACGGCGTACCGCTGATTTCAGTGAATTGGCATAACGATGGGAAGAACTTCTGGGATACGCACGGTGACAATTTCAATCGTCTTAAGAACGACTTGATTCCTCCAGCGGACAGGGCGTTGTCGGCGCTTCTAACCGACCTCGAAGAACGTGGTCTCTTGGATGAGACGATTGTCGCTTGGGTCGGTGAGTTCGGTCGCAAGCCACAGATCACGGCCGCAAATGCGGGGCGAGAGCACTGGCCGTTTTGCTACAGCGGGCTCCTCGCCGGCGGCGGAATTCGGCCCGGCATGGTCTACGGATCCAGTGACAAACATGCCGCTTACCCTGCCTCCGATCCAGTCACACCACAGGACTTCGCCACCACCATTCTGCATGCGATGGGATTGCCCACTGAAACCGCACTGCTTGATCGAGAGGAGCGGCCTCACCGCATCACATCAGGGAGAGTACTGCATGAATTGCTCGTGTGA
- a CDS encoding DUF1549 domain-containing protein yields MPIGINGRLEQPLEVDNYQIRGAKGQVMRIAAKTRSLGSPSLVQMQLLNSLNARVGGTNVTNEDEWSFEVTFPEDGEYRLEVTDLLKRGGEEFTYYIECVPSGTFTVAMKADATTKEDFLVEPGHGAFALDVQVSRFGYDGEIELGLIDPASGLQILNPRIPANAVEAKIYLAANDSWTAEGLEVLRIRAISVDSAAHSCCVDSRALRRIQEPFVLAPATRVDGEILVAATMTTEAPFMMEPIAPVQFARPVLSHSAVLTTKRLQEAFKTPVTLLPGPLPSGWTVGTAIDKGAHTLSLTRSVVNAEDRGGPVEAEQLPLLVYGEFNGHGRIETYNLPIAWIDPVRVTTRFPEPFVRGGRASVEVNLFREGGDPQPVMISLADLPVGISAPEAVTIAADQTKATFELQIAGDVDLGDVNLEGAHAFTLCAASTYEGHDFTVASTHPLPVLLDSPTKLVVYPKAVALTDSRGRQQIAVSGINQQNRPRDWTRDARMTSANPEIAVVRAGVVYPIADGETEVIIEVGGNRHVIPTLVSSLATPRPVEFESEVLVGLSKQGCNSGACHGSPSGKGGFRLSLRAFDKNLDELTLIREDFGRRTNPIDPEQSLLLLKPLMNVAHGGGKQLHKNDVAYTILRDWIASGAAADPRGTARITRLEVYPDAKQILAVRDGGQQLVVTAHFADGRQRDVTHLAAYETSDTSVATVNANGFVTPHARGEVAILVRLLEYIESVPMMFVENLEDFQWQSPSPNNYIDQLVNAKLQQLQYLPAETCSDDEFLRRISLDLLGILPSVEETTAFLANTGEDKRTRLIDSLLERKEFAKFWALKWGDLLKMNRKLVGDEGIYKYHRWVEQSLHDNTPYDEFARQLLTGSGSTLANPPANFYRTSADMNECVETISQVFLGARLQCAKCHNHPFERWTQDNYYGLGTFFSRVQRRNTGRPGEMFVYTSSSGDVTQPRTGEVMSPWLPQVGSIESPNDTDRRTAFVAWLVNPGNPYFARIEANRIWAQLFSRGIVDPIDDFRDSNPPSNAALLDALATEFVESGYDRKHLLRLILNSRTYQASYRTTKFNQDDTKYFSHQEPRLLGAEQLLDAINRTLALEQRFGSLPAGTLATQLPAPDVVKVDFLKVFGQPERSTVCACERTDDSTLGMAIELFNGPMIHGKLRDENNRFRKSLAEGEPVKDVIRDIYFAALCRLPSDIELKAALQHCSKNPDLVVGVEDVCWALFNTDEFLFQH; encoded by the coding sequence TTGCCGATTGGCATCAACGGCCGGTTGGAGCAACCGTTAGAAGTTGACAATTATCAGATTCGCGGTGCCAAGGGGCAAGTCATGCGTATCGCGGCGAAAACACGAAGCCTGGGCAGCCCCTCGCTCGTGCAGATGCAGCTATTGAATTCTCTCAACGCCAGAGTCGGCGGGACGAACGTCACCAACGAAGACGAGTGGAGCTTTGAAGTGACATTTCCTGAAGATGGTGAGTATCGATTGGAGGTGACTGACCTGCTCAAACGCGGCGGCGAGGAATTCACTTATTACATTGAGTGCGTTCCGTCGGGAACGTTCACCGTCGCGATGAAGGCGGACGCCACCACGAAGGAAGATTTTCTAGTGGAGCCCGGCCACGGCGCCTTCGCTCTGGACGTGCAGGTGTCGCGTTTTGGTTACGACGGAGAAATCGAACTGGGACTGATCGACCCCGCGTCAGGGTTGCAGATTTTGAATCCTCGAATCCCTGCAAACGCCGTCGAAGCCAAAATCTATTTGGCTGCCAACGACAGTTGGACAGCGGAGGGTCTGGAGGTTCTGCGAATCAGAGCAATCTCAGTTGATAGCGCGGCGCATAGCTGCTGTGTCGACAGTCGTGCTCTGCGCCGCATCCAGGAACCATTCGTGCTGGCTCCGGCAACGCGGGTTGATGGCGAGATTCTCGTGGCCGCGACAATGACAACGGAGGCACCTTTTATGATGGAACCAATCGCCCCTGTGCAGTTCGCGCGACCCGTCCTTTCCCACTCAGCGGTGCTTACGACCAAGCGGCTTCAAGAAGCTTTCAAAACGCCCGTCACCCTACTGCCAGGTCCACTGCCGTCGGGTTGGACCGTGGGCACGGCAATCGACAAGGGAGCACATACACTGAGTCTGACTCGTAGCGTCGTTAACGCGGAGGACCGTGGAGGACCTGTCGAAGCTGAGCAACTGCCGCTGCTCGTCTATGGCGAGTTCAACGGTCACGGCCGCATCGAAACCTACAATTTGCCCATTGCATGGATAGATCCGGTTCGCGTCACGACTCGGTTCCCTGAGCCATTTGTTCGGGGCGGGCGCGCTAGCGTAGAGGTTAATTTATTTCGTGAGGGTGGTGATCCGCAGCCTGTAATGATCAGCCTGGCAGATCTGCCTGTTGGCATCTCAGCTCCTGAGGCCGTCACGATTGCGGCAGACCAAACGAAGGCAACATTCGAATTGCAAATTGCTGGTGACGTGGATCTTGGCGACGTGAATCTCGAAGGGGCTCACGCGTTCACGCTTTGCGCCGCCAGCACATATGAGGGACACGACTTCACCGTTGCATCGACACATCCACTTCCCGTCCTGTTAGATAGTCCCACCAAACTGGTGGTGTACCCGAAAGCTGTTGCTTTGACGGATTCTCGGGGCCGGCAGCAGATCGCAGTTTCCGGCATCAACCAGCAAAACCGTCCGCGCGATTGGACTCGTGACGCTCGTATGACTTCAGCCAACCCCGAAATTGCCGTAGTGCGTGCTGGAGTCGTTTATCCGATCGCCGATGGTGAAACCGAAGTCATTATCGAGGTTGGCGGCAATCGACATGTGATTCCGACGCTGGTTTCGAGCCTAGCAACGCCGCGTCCGGTCGAGTTCGAATCGGAGGTGTTGGTCGGGCTATCCAAGCAAGGTTGTAATTCCGGAGCCTGTCATGGATCGCCGAGCGGAAAAGGGGGCTTTCGCCTGTCGCTTCGTGCCTTTGATAAGAATCTCGATGAGCTGACGTTGATACGAGAGGACTTCGGTCGCCGTACTAATCCGATTGATCCCGAGCAAAGTCTACTCCTGCTTAAGCCCCTGATGAACGTGGCGCATGGTGGTGGCAAGCAATTGCATAAGAATGACGTCGCGTACACGATCCTGCGAGATTGGATTGCCAGCGGTGCCGCCGCGGATCCTAGGGGAACCGCGCGTATCACGAGACTCGAAGTCTATCCAGACGCAAAACAGATACTAGCTGTTAGAGACGGTGGGCAGCAGTTGGTAGTCACGGCGCATTTTGCCGATGGCCGTCAACGGGATGTAACCCATCTCGCAGCCTACGAGACTTCTGACACTTCGGTCGCGACGGTAAATGCCAATGGCTTCGTGACACCCCATGCTCGAGGCGAAGTGGCGATTTTGGTGCGGTTATTAGAGTACATCGAATCCGTGCCAATGATGTTCGTCGAGAACCTGGAAGACTTTCAGTGGCAGTCTCCATCGCCAAACAACTACATTGACCAGCTCGTCAATGCCAAACTGCAGCAATTACAATATTTGCCCGCTGAGACTTGCAGCGACGACGAGTTCCTACGCCGGATAAGCCTTGACCTGCTTGGCATCCTGCCGTCCGTCGAGGAGACGACCGCGTTCTTGGCCAATACTGGTGAAGACAAACGTACGCGGCTTATCGACTCTCTGCTTGAGCGGAAAGAGTTTGCTAAGTTTTGGGCGTTGAAGTGGGGCGACCTGCTCAAGATGAACCGTAAATTGGTCGGTGATGAGGGAATCTACAAGTACCATCGCTGGGTCGAGCAGTCCTTGCACGATAATACGCCTTACGATGAATTCGCGAGACAGTTACTTACCGGGTCCGGTAGCACATTGGCAAATCCTCCGGCCAATTTCTACCGTACATCCGCCGATATGAACGAGTGTGTCGAAACGATCTCCCAAGTCTTCCTCGGTGCGAGACTGCAGTGCGCGAAATGTCATAACCATCCTTTCGAGCGTTGGACCCAGGATAACTACTACGGTCTGGGGACATTTTTTAGCCGAGTGCAGCGCCGAAACACCGGGCGCCCCGGTGAGATGTTCGTCTATACCAGTTCCTCTGGCGATGTCACACAGCCGCGGACCGGCGAGGTGATGTCTCCCTGGCTGCCTCAGGTGGGCAGTATTGAATCGCCCAATGACACCGATCGACGCACCGCGTTCGTGGCGTGGCTAGTGAATCCCGGCAATCCCTACTTCGCGCGAATCGAAGCTAATCGCATCTGGGCTCAGCTTTTCTCGCGTGGCATCGTTGATCCCATCGACGACTTTCGCGACTCGAATCCTCCGTCCAATGCGGCCCTATTGGATGCGCTGGCGACTGAGTTCGTGGAAAGTGGCTATGATCGAAAGCACCTGTTACGACTCATCCTCAACAGCCGCACGTATCAGGCGAGTTATCGCACGACTAAGTTCAACCAGGATGACACCAAGTATTTTTCGCACCAAGAACCCCGTTTGCTGGGTGCGGAACAACTGCTCGATGCGATTAATCGAACGTTGGCACTGGAGCAGCGGTTCGGCAGTCTCCCCGCCGGTACCCTGGCTACGCAGCTGCCGGCACCCGATGTCGTCAAAGTCGATTTCCTGAAAGTGTTTGGACAACCTGAACGCAGCACTGTTTGTGCTTGCGAGCGGACCGACGATTCCACGCTCGGCATGGCCATCGAGCTGTTCAATGGTCCGATGATCCATGGGAAGTTGCGCGACGAAAACAATCGCTTTCGGAAATCTCTGGCCGAGGGGGAACCAGTTAAGGACGTCATTCGAGATATCTACTTCGCCGCCCTTTGTCGCCTGCCGTCGGACATCGAGTTAAAGGCAGCGCTCCAGCATTGCAGCAAGAATCCAGACCTCGTAGTTGGCGTCGAGGACGTTTGCTGGGCGTTGTTCAACACCGATGAATTTCTGTTTCAACACTAA
- a CDS encoding c-type cytochrome domain-containing protein, which yields MLRSYILAAIVLCNDSIGSYGDEVTPVSFRRDIAPILLDSCIACHGPKKAEGGYRVDTYNELLKPGDSGETPIATMPDQVSEFLRRITCDESERMPADNDALTPDQIVLITSWIAAGAKFDGQNPGESVGLVIPPVQYLDPPDVYSRAVPITALTFSPDGKQIVTNGYHELVIWNTKDAKLVRRIKNVGQRVFALAFAPDGKTLAVGCGQPGRSGEVRLVDFESGAIKAVVARTSDVVLDLAYRPGADELAIAAADSTIRILNVDTLQEIQTIASHADWVTDIAWSDDGVRLASASRDKSAKVYDGATGELLSSYLGHGAAVRGISILADNQQVVSVGSDNKLHRWNVDGANKVAEIGVGGEGQKLLRVGANLYVPCSDTRLLRIDLATNKISQVLKGHRDWVLTACSQPTTLGDSDIPSIASGAFDGEVRIWSIADAATVQAWIAKP from the coding sequence ATGTTACGTAGCTACATTTTGGCCGCCATCGTGTTGTGCAACGACAGTATTGGATCCTATGGTGATGAAGTCACGCCAGTTAGCTTTCGCAGGGACATCGCTCCGATATTGCTAGATAGTTGTATCGCGTGTCACGGTCCCAAGAAAGCTGAGGGTGGCTATCGCGTCGACACGTATAACGAGTTGCTCAAACCAGGTGACTCAGGTGAAACGCCGATCGCGACGATGCCCGATCAAGTCAGCGAGTTCCTTCGCCGTATCACCTGCGATGAGTCCGAGCGAATGCCTGCAGACAATGATGCTCTTACGCCCGATCAGATCGTCTTGATCACGAGTTGGATCGCTGCTGGAGCAAAGTTTGACGGCCAGAACCCCGGCGAGTCGGTGGGGTTGGTCATTCCACCGGTTCAGTACCTGGATCCGCCAGACGTCTACAGCCGAGCGGTGCCGATTACGGCGCTGACGTTCTCGCCCGACGGAAAGCAGATTGTTACCAACGGCTATCACGAGCTGGTAATCTGGAATACCAAAGATGCAAAACTGGTCCGGCGGATCAAGAACGTCGGGCAGCGAGTTTTCGCCTTGGCATTTGCACCGGACGGGAAGACATTGGCAGTCGGTTGTGGTCAACCGGGGCGCAGTGGCGAGGTACGGCTAGTGGATTTTGAGTCCGGTGCGATCAAGGCAGTCGTCGCACGAACAAGCGATGTCGTTTTGGACCTCGCGTACCGGCCCGGAGCCGATGAACTTGCCATCGCTGCGGCGGATAGTACGATCCGTATTCTCAATGTCGACACTCTCCAGGAAATACAAACCATCGCGAGTCATGCTGATTGGGTTACCGATATCGCTTGGAGCGACGACGGCGTACGCCTAGCTTCCGCCAGTCGAGATAAGTCAGCCAAGGTATACGACGGCGCTACCGGTGAACTACTATCTAGCTACCTGGGCCACGGGGCTGCCGTGCGAGGGATATCCATTTTGGCCGACAACCAGCAGGTCGTCTCCGTGGGCAGTGACAACAAACTGCATCGCTGGAACGTCGATGGTGCCAATAAAGTAGCAGAGATCGGCGTCGGCGGCGAAGGTCAAAAACTGCTTCGCGTGGGAGCCAATCTTTACGTGCCCTGCTCGGACACTCGTCTGCTGCGAATTGATTTAGCGACCAACAAAATTTCGCAAGTCTTGAAAGGGCACCGTGACTGGGTGCTGACAGCATGTTCCCAACCGACGACATTGGGTGATAGCGACATTCCTTCGATTGCGAGCGGTGCTTTCGACGGCGAGGTTCGCATTTGGAGTATTGCTGACGCGGCAACCGTCCAGGCGTGGATTGCCAAACCGTAG
- a CDS encoding DUF1552 domain-containing protein — protein MKANLNHIDRRRFLRGSGIALALPLFGSLATSKACANGATDNPKRLGCFYFPDGVPMPLPEDPAYQEWAWFPHGNGSEFEFTKCMEPLEQLKSDLTVLSGFSHINARDVHGHNNADQFLTGAATGGGDREYSNSISLDQEYAKHVGDQTRFASLVMSTDGGTGTARGTHTISFDRNGRPIPAEHRPKQIFDQLFVKSDGDSSRRLAMSRSALDDMLSDARSLRKTLSASDRKNLDEYLDSVRQAEVKVEKAKRWLDAPLPQLDGDPLNLELTTDEPREYLRTMFDLIYLAFKTDSTRVATYQIGRENGVGRSDHLARAVGFNLAHQLSHETKNPGGWKNFGVYCQFLNEEYGRLIAKLKATPEPAGTGSMLDNSLLLFGSASSAFHLSRNYPLILAGGKHMGFKHGQYLNHAGMNFQGGPWLGKREPWQDEAKGEDMPLSNLYVTMLQRLGVTTNAFADSTGIVANV, from the coding sequence ATGAAAGCGAATTTGAACCATATCGACCGGCGGCGATTCCTGCGGGGCAGCGGGATTGCTCTGGCACTGCCATTGTTCGGATCGCTGGCGACTTCGAAGGCTTGTGCTAACGGAGCGACTGACAATCCCAAACGCCTTGGCTGTTTCTACTTTCCCGATGGCGTTCCGATGCCACTGCCAGAGGACCCTGCCTATCAGGAGTGGGCTTGGTTTCCTCATGGAAATGGCTCCGAGTTCGAATTCACCAAGTGCATGGAACCGCTCGAACAGCTCAAGAGTGACCTCACGGTGTTGTCGGGATTCTCGCACATCAACGCGCGAGATGTGCACGGCCACAATAACGCGGACCAATTTCTAACCGGCGCGGCGACCGGGGGCGGAGACCGTGAGTACAGTAACTCAATTTCTCTCGACCAAGAGTATGCCAAACACGTAGGTGATCAGACACGATTCGCATCCCTGGTCATGTCGACCGACGGGGGCACGGGGACGGCTCGGGGTACTCACACAATCTCGTTCGACCGCAACGGTCGTCCCATTCCAGCGGAGCACCGGCCCAAGCAGATCTTTGATCAGTTGTTTGTCAAAAGCGATGGTGATTCCTCTCGGCGTCTCGCGATGAGCCGGAGTGCGCTCGATGACATGCTCTCCGACGCGAGGTCGTTGCGGAAAACATTATCGGCAAGCGATCGCAAGAATTTGGACGAATACTTGGATTCGGTACGTCAGGCCGAAGTCAAGGTGGAAAAGGCTAAACGCTGGCTCGACGCCCCCCTGCCACAGCTCGATGGGGACCCGTTGAATCTTGAGTTAACAACCGATGAGCCACGTGAGTATCTCCGCACGATGTTCGATTTGATCTACCTGGCATTCAAAACCGACTCAACTCGGGTGGCGACATATCAAATCGGTCGGGAAAACGGTGTCGGCCGTAGCGATCACCTCGCTCGCGCGGTCGGTTTCAATCTTGCTCATCAATTGTCGCATGAGACCAAGAATCCTGGTGGCTGGAAGAATTTCGGCGTCTACTGCCAGTTCCTCAATGAAGAGTACGGGCGACTCATCGCGAAACTCAAAGCGACACCCGAACCAGCCGGCACAGGGAGCATGCTAGACAATTCGCTGCTGCTCTTTGGATCTGCATCGAGCGCCTTCCATTTATCGCGAAACTACCCGCTGATTCTCGCCGGTGGAAAACACATGGGATTCAAGCACGGACAGTATCTCAACCATGCAGGAATGAATTTCCAAGGCGGCCCCTGGCTCGGCAAGCGTGAGCCATGGCAAGATGAAGCGAAAGGAGAGGACATGCCGCTGTCGAATCTATACGTCACTATGCTCCAGCGACTCGGCGTCACCACCAATGCGTTCGCCGACAGCACTGGAATTGTCGCCAACGTCTGA
- a CDS encoding protein kinase domain-containing protein yields MTTVQPCVVGTKAPRYHLQSATPDLHHCDIESDHYRGRWLALLFYPRDFSFVCPTELTGFSAEKHLFDQRGCELLGISIDSVDSHLKWMQTPTSEGGVEGLRFPLASDPQGDLCRSFGVWRDDDGLPNRGLFLIDPKGVLRYAASYDLSVGRNVEDVVRALDALQSGGLCPANWKRADGVLDVASMLKPGRVLGHYRIVRELGRGAFGHVLAADDLRLERKVALKVILKQDGQTETNLLREARSAARISHPNVCTIYSADAVDTLPTIVMEYIDGRSLADFMGKKFTDHDFRQLAQRIALGLSAAHAQGIVHGDLKPANILLRESGDPVLVDFGLAQSLPRRRVSRATSDAASPAPALVADNGDAATALDESMGEPDETLELDVRNAAIVANSGSGKICGTPAYMSPEQASGEGLTESSDIFSLGLIFTQMLSGDSVMTDLSAMEIITGLRRREFVRSVADRIPEEYRDALADTLAMEPPKRPSADELCRRLTSSN; encoded by the coding sequence ATGACCACCGTACAGCCCTGCGTCGTTGGGACGAAAGCCCCACGATATCACTTGCAATCCGCGACTCCAGATCTGCACCACTGCGATATCGAATCCGACCACTATCGTGGACGCTGGCTCGCTCTCCTCTTCTATCCACGCGACTTCTCATTCGTGTGCCCGACAGAGCTCACGGGATTCAGCGCAGAGAAGCATCTCTTTGATCAACGAGGTTGTGAGCTGTTAGGGATCAGCATCGACTCCGTCGATTCGCACTTGAAGTGGATGCAGACGCCCACAAGTGAAGGTGGAGTGGAGGGACTGCGTTTTCCACTCGCTTCGGATCCCCAAGGCGATCTGTGCAGGAGTTTTGGCGTGTGGCGAGACGACGATGGTCTCCCGAATCGAGGACTATTCTTGATCGATCCCAAGGGGGTGCTTCGCTACGCAGCGAGTTACGACTTGAGTGTGGGTCGCAACGTAGAGGATGTCGTGCGAGCGCTGGACGCTTTGCAATCGGGCGGCCTATGCCCCGCCAATTGGAAGCGAGCCGATGGCGTTCTGGATGTCGCATCAATGTTAAAACCTGGTAGAGTCCTCGGGCATTACCGGATTGTGCGAGAACTGGGAAGAGGTGCTTTCGGGCACGTTTTAGCAGCCGATGACTTACGGCTCGAACGCAAAGTGGCGCTCAAAGTTATCTTAAAACAGGATGGCCAAACGGAAACCAATCTGTTGAGAGAGGCTCGTTCTGCGGCTCGCATTAGTCATCCTAATGTGTGCACCATCTACTCAGCGGACGCCGTTGACACGTTACCTACGATTGTCATGGAGTATATCGATGGCCGTTCGCTCGCTGATTTTATGGGTAAAAAGTTTACAGATCACGACTTTCGCCAGCTTGCCCAACGGATCGCGTTGGGGCTGTCCGCCGCTCATGCACAAGGGATTGTTCACGGAGATTTAAAACCGGCGAATATACTCCTGCGCGAGAGTGGCGATCCCGTTCTCGTTGATTTTGGACTCGCACAGTCCCTGCCTCGTCGTCGCGTTTCCAGAGCAACCAGCGACGCGGCGTCGCCGGCCCCTGCTTTAGTTGCTGACAACGGAGATGCCGCAACCGCATTGGACGAGTCGATGGGGGAACCGGACGAGACGCTGGAACTCGACGTTCGAAATGCCGCGATAGTCGCAAACTCCGGATCAGGAAAAATTTGCGGAACGCCAGCGTACATGTCTCCCGAACAAGCCAGTGGCGAGGGTCTGACTGAATCAAGCGACATTTTTTCACTGGGCTTGATTTTCACGCAAATGCTGTCTGGGGACTCGGTGATGACCGATCTTTCGGCAATGGAGATCATAACCGGTCTTCGACGCAGGGAATTTGTGAGGTCCGTCGCTGACCGAATTCCGGAAGAATATCGTGACGCGCTTGCTGACACGCTTGCCATGGAGCCACCGAAACGGCCTAGCGCTGACGAATTGTGTCGCCGTCTAACATCATCGAACTGA